DNA from Solanum stenotomum isolate F172 chromosome 3, ASM1918654v1, whole genome shotgun sequence:
AGAACGAGATGTGATGTATACTTTGATTGCTGGGTGGGTGGGGAACTGGTGGCGCCGGTTTAAGGTGAAAATAGAGGAGAGAGATTTACGGTGAATAAAGATAATGATGAATCAGCAGTTCTAtctatgttttaattttatttaaaatattactatttattactacttgtatttttttttaatcacatagtcataatttttataataattttttataatcatTGATAAAAATAGTTGGAGCATGCTTAAGAAAGAATtttgtattaaattaaaaaatgttaataaaatataatcacTCGAAAGAGCAATTTTTATACTAAACTACACacgaatgatatttttattcattttacaTAGTTGTTAGTGCTGCCTTGCCGACTGCTACTAaatgtttttatgttttttttttttttaaaatgtctttatACTTTGATGATTTgatcttccttttattttccatttgcataaaaaagtcattttagaaatattgaatcaaatcaaatttaaatttttaaaaaacaaaccaaattcttttccaaatcaaaattcaaataatcaaATCGAAGAATCGAATGTCTACCTCTATGAGCCGATTTATAATTTTTGGATATGAGAAGTAATTTTGTCTTAATTActattttctccattttaatttatttgtcttattttaatctgaaataatatttaaatttaaaaatatgtcaaatatattaaaatattttttaatactatGATGTAAAATATATCATgtagaaaaagttaaaaaattgcTATAAAAAAATACTCTCTTTTAAACCGGACAAATATTGAAACAAGAGCACAGGTAGAATGGGTAATTATGGAAATTGAATTGACGCTGCTTCTCTCCCTATTTAACCTTCTACTCTTCTAAagtatttcagaaaaaaataaataatttggaaGCAGAGGATTATTCCGATTCACGGGACGTAGTGGTGTAATTGAAAAggataactatttttttttgagaagccCCTGTGCTGCAATAGCGATTCAATTGTGcatttggtgatttttgagtAAGTTTTACATACTGCCGTCAACCTGTTTGTGAAAATGCCTAAGCGAAGCTATTATTTGACTAAATTCATTATTATTAAACTAAAGTTTCACTGTAATCCAGGGTTTCTGGGGTGATGGCTTTGAGGCGTATGCTTGGGTATTCGGATGGAGAGTTAATGAGATCAGATGCAAAACCCTGCACAAGACTAATGAGACAAACAGCTGGGATCTTTTCTGTTGGAGGAGCATTAGGATTTTGGATTCTTTGCCGATTGCACTATGGTTCGTTTTATATTTCTCCTTCGGTTGTTCTTAATCTTCGTGTTACTTTGGACCTAGGAATTTAATTGGAATGCACTAAATGGAATTTTTATCTCTAAATTTACAACAATGAGAAAATgtgtttgtttaatttattgACTGATCTCCTAATATTGAGTAGTGTAGTGCTTTTACAAATATCAAATATCTAAAATGGCATGTTGTTTtgagaaacaaaattttaaatttaaaggtAAGATTTTTTCTCTAAAGATCAAGTGCTGTTTGAGCTTGTTGCTTTGCAAGAGGATTGTCGCAGTTCATTTACCTTGTTTTTGGTTAATTTATCTTTCAGAGTGTTCTCAAGCTTAGAGTTGCAGCTCCTAGGCTCTAAATCTTCCTCCATGTGTTGCCACCCTGTATCCTTCTTCTTTCACTGTCATGCTCTACTTATAAAAAGGGTGGATCAATGTAGTAATGGTCGTCGCTTTGTTTGGGTAAAGATGGGCCTAATTAATCCTTTTCACAATATTGTTGTTGCGCTGAGGCAAAGGGGTGAAAAAGAGAGGAATTTGGCAGTAGAGTTGGGTTTGTAAGCTTGTATTCTGCGGAAGTATAATATAAGAAATACTTCCCGAGGTTAAAGAAGAGAGCGAACCAGATAAGGCAGGCTGGAAGAAGGAAGAGGACAGTGGACTTAAGTGGGAATACATCTGTACATATTCATCATCTAAAGATATATCTTTCATTACAATAGTTATATGATAGGTCGATCTTTTTATTGGAAAACTATGTCCTTGAGCTCAAGGTTTCAGTTTCTTCACACTAGTAACCCCATTGACTTCGGCTTTTACTAATGACTTAATCAGCTTCACTGGAACCCATATTGTGACTTGTATGCTGCCCTCCTAGGTTGTGGCAACTTTCTACTCCTCCTGAGTTGTCTTGCCGTATCGAAAATGACTTAAAGCATCCAACCTTCTTCGGCACTTCCCAGTCCACAACATACCTTGTCATCTCTTGATCCATCTGAATCACATCCTTGCTGATCCAATGACAAAGAAAGAACGCTTTTGTCTGAGTACTGTTTCACGTATTCATTTAAGCAGGAGTTTGGTTCTTGTTGAGCTCTGAGTGTTTGGATCTTTTGTTGCTAGAAAAGCTCTAAAATGCAACAAGGAAGAGACGAAGGTCACCAGGATCAGGGGCGGATCTAGGAGGGGGCTAGGgtgttcacccgaaccccctttgcaaaaaattacatcgtgtatatacatatatatatatatatttattttttaatttttttttttgaatctccCAAGCACAAGACTTAGAGGTTGGCTCACTAGTTTAGGAGGTTCAAAATTGGttccaagttcaaattctaggcactatatttttaattttttgaaccCATTAGTGAATATCCTGGATCGGCCACTGACCATAGACTTGGGAATTTCATGTGCTTGCATGTATTTGATATTCTCAGTTTTGATCTTTGTACAGCACCTTAAAGTAGTTGATTGACTGCTGGAATGACTTCTGAATTTTATAGATAAAAAGATTGTTGCATCAATTTCCTACAATCTACAGTTCTTTGTGCTTTTCTCCTATCAATCCTCTCTCCCTTGACTTTGTTGATTAGTACTGAGCTCTGAAGGGCATGCttcttttaattaaaagttgTTGTAGATTACCGCGTCTTGATTATGCATGTTATTTCTTTTCTGATATTGCATGTCGTACCCTAATAATACAGGTCCTAGAATCACAGTTCCTAGAAGTCTTAGATGGGCAACTTGTGGGGCTGTTACTGTGAGCTCAAGCACCGCTTTGCTAGTTCGTCTATTTAGTCCTGAATGTGAACCACAAAATATAGCTGCCTACGACAAGAAGGGATGATGTTTCTTTTCTTCAGAGATCAGTATGTAAAAGTTTTACAGTAAAACTGAGGCATGATGTCCTATTTAATTCTTGTCCAAGTTTTTAAGGATTCTCCTTCCACAGGCATAACACATAAGGCTGCGTGTGTTAGCCAGTGGAGAACGACCAGCGTTTCAATgctaaattattttctcaatgaGGGCCTATTATATTTGCCACTATTATTTCAATTGCTATTGTGTAAAAATGCTGCAAGCACTCGAGAAGTGATGCTTAATCTGGCTAAGTTTTCTCCTAGCAGCTAATTCTATAAAGAGGAAATACTTATTTGTGGGAATGATTTATCATTTGGCGTAAGCTTCAAAGGTTATCCGATAGTATTTCTACACTCCAACAAGATCTTACTactatttcttcaattttgtaAACTTCAGGTCAAATACTATTTCATTAGCTGGTCAAATGGAACATTTAAGATTAAAGTAGAAGGCTTGTTTCCAAATAATGTTCTCCGTGAAGAAGTGGtcttaaaatacttttttttcaatgaaattatttttcttccagtcaatatatgttcaaaaatatcacattatccaaacaagttttttctttttgtgcaAACAATCTTTTCCGGCAAATCAATCATCCGCGCCGCAGAGTTCTGGCCAAGCCTAAGCATCGCAAGTGCGAAGAAATGGCTGTAATTGCGACTGGACTTCTAAATGCCATTTGGCAAATACTTGTTCGTTTTATGTTCACTTGACTcttctattaaaaataattatttaatttacttgtccaatttatAAAGTTAAAGAGAATTTTATCCTGTTCTTCTCTTTTTACCCTTAGTATTGAATAACTGTCAAAAGTAGAGAAAACATCATTAATAAAATCAGTTTAGTAAAATAACCTCTAATTAGAGTTTTCTCGCTTGTGCATCATCTTCTTAACATGATCAAGTAATATGAAATAGACTACAACTTATTTTGGTTcttattttccaaaataaatagtaaatgtTGTATTTGTACACTTTATAAAATACAACATTCACtatttattttggaaaattatGAGGGGTATTTCTGTCAATTTAAAGAAATCCCCATTTTGGCCATATGCTTGCGTGGTCACTGACTCACAGAACTGAGCAGACTGTGTCCGCAACAATGGGTACCGCCGGAGCTTTCTACTCCGTTCCACTGAACTACCAATTCCACCGGCGGCCACTTCATTTTGGCTATCTATGTCAACCTCCCTTTCTCCTCCCTGTCACTTGGCCACTCACCACTTTCTCTCGTCAAAAAGTAAGTTCTACTTCCTTATTCTCGAGGTGTATCCAGTATGAGTAATTGAGAATGTCGATTCGTACCTGCAGTTTCCGCTGAATTCCGCTTCAcatgtatttatgtaattacTCTATACGAACTCTgttacttttatgtttttagattatcaaattatattGCCGTCGAAGCTCCGGCTCAAGGCTCCTCTTAAATCCTGCCCGTGCCTTACTTTCAAGTCAATCTCGAGGTGTACTTTTAAAGCATTTTATGGCTTTCTCTTCATTACTGGTAGTTTTACTTTGAATTTTGTTATGAATTGTGAAATACACTACAGAGGAGAGCGGCAGCAGCGAAGTTGATCCGGATCTTCGTTCTGTGCTCGAACTCGCCACTGATTCTGAACTGTATGAACTTCAAAGAATTTTATTTGGTCCAAGGTAATAAACACTTGCAATATGTTCCTTTTTACTGTTCTAATGAAAAATAAGGTGCTTTGACCATTCTTAGCACATTTGCCTTCTTGTATCT
Protein-coding regions in this window:
- the LOC125858370 gene encoding uncharacterized protein LOC125858370, with the protein product MALRRMLGYSDGELMRSDAKPCTRLMRQTAGIFSVGGALGFWILCRLHYGPRITVPRSLRWATCGAVTVSSSTALLVRLFSPECEPQNIAAYDKKG